In Bacillus cereus ATCC 14579, a single window of DNA contains:
- the bioA gene encoding adenosylmethionine--8-amino-7-oxononanoate transaminase has translation MLTLFVNKLTLGVTIVTINSKTIEKSSYTYEELAEKNKAYVWHPFTQMKDYLEEDPVIIERGEGRKLYDVNGNEYWDGVSSIWLNVHGHQVPELDEAIREQLNKIAHSTMLGLANVPSILLAEKISEVVPDGLKKVFYSDSGSTAVEIAIKMAFQYWQHKGKPKKQRFVTLKEAYHGDTIGAVSVGAIDLFHQVYSSLLFDAIKMPYPYTYRSPYGNNKEEIVKSHLEEMEELLKEKHEEVAAIIVEPLMQGAGGMITMPKGYLKGLRDLCTKYNVLFITDEVATGFGRTGKMFACEHENVTPDILTAGKGLTGGYLPIAVTVTTDEIYNAFLGEYEEQKTFFHGHSYTGNPLGCAVAIANLELYEKTNLIEEVARKTDYVAAQLEKLFAYKHVGDIRQCGLMVGIELVKNKETKEAFDWTERVGVQVCKRSRELGMILRPLGNTIVFMPPLASTFEEIDDMLRILYKAISDVTEGE, from the coding sequence ATGTTAACTTTATTTGTAAACAAGTTAACATTAGGGGTGACAATTGTGACAATAAATAGTAAAACGATTGAAAAATCATCTTATACATATGAAGAATTAGCAGAGAAAAATAAAGCTTACGTATGGCACCCATTTACACAAATGAAAGATTATTTAGAAGAAGATCCTGTCATTATTGAACGTGGAGAGGGAAGAAAGCTATACGATGTAAATGGTAATGAATATTGGGATGGTGTTTCATCTATATGGTTAAATGTTCACGGACATCAAGTACCGGAATTAGATGAAGCAATTCGTGAGCAATTAAATAAAATTGCTCATTCTACTATGCTAGGACTTGCTAACGTTCCATCTATTTTATTAGCAGAAAAAATTAGTGAGGTTGTACCAGATGGATTGAAGAAGGTATTCTATTCTGATTCAGGTTCTACCGCTGTTGAAATTGCAATTAAGATGGCTTTCCAATATTGGCAGCATAAAGGGAAACCAAAGAAACAAAGATTCGTTACATTAAAAGAAGCATATCACGGTGATACAATTGGAGCTGTTTCAGTAGGAGCAATAGACTTGTTTCACCAAGTGTATAGTTCGCTCTTATTTGATGCGATTAAAATGCCGTATCCATATACATATCGTTCTCCTTACGGAAATAATAAGGAGGAAATTGTAAAAAGCCATTTAGAAGAAATGGAAGAATTGTTGAAAGAAAAGCATGAAGAAGTAGCTGCCATCATTGTAGAGCCATTAATGCAAGGTGCTGGCGGGATGATTACAATGCCAAAAGGATATTTAAAAGGACTGCGCGATTTATGTACTAAGTACAATGTATTATTTATTACAGATGAGGTAGCAACTGGATTTGGGCGTACAGGGAAAATGTTTGCTTGTGAACATGAAAATGTGACGCCAGACATTTTAACTGCTGGGAAAGGTTTAACAGGTGGATATTTACCAATTGCAGTTACGGTAACGACAGATGAAATATATAATGCCTTCTTAGGAGAATATGAAGAACAAAAAACATTTTTCCATGGACATAGCTACACAGGCAATCCGTTAGGGTGTGCCGTAGCAATCGCGAATCTAGAACTATATGAAAAAACAAATTTAATAGAAGAAGTGGCACGTAAAACGGATTATGTGGCAGCGCAATTAGAAAAGCTCTTTGCTTATAAACATGTAGGTGATATTCGTCAGTGCGGATTAATGGTTGGTATTGAGCTTGTGAAGAATAAGGAAACGAAAGAAGCGTTTGACTGGACAGAGAGAGTCGGTGTTCAAGTATGTAAACGCTCAAGAGAGCTGGGTATGATTTTACGACCGCTAGGTAACACGATTGTATTTATGCCGCCACTTGCTTCTACTTTTGAAGAGATTGATGATATGTTACGCATTTTATATAAGGCAATCTCGGATGTTACGGAGGGAGAATAA